The genomic window AAACAAGGAACTCTCTATCCAATCCAAGGACTAGCTgtcttatcccaagagttcaataTCTGAAACAGACAAGGTGTAATGCATTCAGACATCATATAAACGATAAActtaagaaagaagaaggaaaatattaAAATGGTTCCTAATCTACCTAACAAGATCAGTTCAGAATGCAAATATAGACAAGGAATAAAGTACTAAATTCAATATATTCACTACATGAACACTTGGATCAGAAGCTACAATCCTTCAACTCAAACAGAGTTACCCAAACAGTATATCATATACACTTAGACCAATACAATGCTTCTTCAACATGAAATTAAATATCTAGTTTTGTTGAACcttggaaaacaaaaaaaaaaaacatgatatCCAACCCCAAAGCATTAACCTTGGAACATGCAAATCTTTGATTCACAACCTTTCTTACCCTGAAAATTAAATATAACACCTAAATCCATATCCCAGCGGACAGAAAATCCCTAGCCATCCAAAAGCGTAACCACCCGCTCCCCCCCCAAAAaagaagaatttaaaaaaaaataaaaataaaaataaagagcctgaggtaaaaaaaaaaaaaaagataaagggTAAAGAAAAGACTAAACCAACCTTGGATTAAGCAGAATAAGGAAGATAGGGATTTGGGAATGGAAGAATGAGAAGAAAAGGGGAGGGTAATTGAATTCTTCAAGAAATGGAATGCGAATGAATGGATGGATTGGAAGTAAGAAAAAGTGTGGCGCAGAATCATTACAAACCaacaaaaactaaataaataatgtatcataagttaaaaggatattttttttcagaaaaaagaaaaagaagtattaACCTCAAAATCTGAACCTCATCAAACATTATATTACCAAGTCTTGAATATGCATTTTAATCTAAAATCTAGAACTTTATTTCTCAATCACTAATTTAGAACTGTTGCCATCCTCAAATTTCTAAATAACAATTCtcaaatttaaaacttaaaaaagtTTCATGTTACCTTTTCAATCTTCACACTTCCTCAATGTGGTTCTTTGTGAATAGCTAGTAGAAAGGTTGAAGAAGACTTCAATCTTGATGAAGAAGCTGTAGCAAGTGCTTATCGAGAAAAACTATCACTTGCTAATTACCAATGTTATCCTGAAAAATAGGAAGCAGAAGAATAGAAAGAAGTAGGTGGTAGAAGGAGGGAATTTTGTATTGATTTACTAATAATGATATGTGATTTTTATTGTTATATAGAGTATTTAAAAGAGTGTTTATAACTGAAATAACAGAATATAGTTACATTAAATATTTGATTCTAGCTAACGAAATTAGTTGGATTAAGTAAAGATGAGGACATCATGCGTTAATATTTCATCATAACAAATCCAATGCAACTTGAcctttaaatatattttatttgaaaattcaCAAAATCATAGTAGTTGAAGGACTTTGCTTTAAGAATATGTTGATTTTATATAGTTAGTTAGTTACACGTATTTATCTAGTTATTAAAATGGTTATTAGATATTTTagataaggaaaagtataggtaaacaatataaacaatagatatatcggatgttcattttactagtgtacggatggttattttaatattaaaatttagagaattaatttggaggtgtagtgtgtttttatttgattggtggttgttcatattgttcaacaaaGTCATTGTCCCCCTAGCATTCTCCTTTAGATAATTATTGTAtgagttaaattttaatttgatcccTGAAATTTAGTCCAATGTATCAGAATAACCTCCACAATTTCATTGGCCCCAATTAGAACCTCCAAATTTACAATCGTGGTTCCGACTTGCCCCTGCGATCATCTACGTCACCGAAATATTGATATGACGCAATTGCATGACACGGTGGACACTACTTAAACAACGATGCATTGGTTTCGCGCCCAAACATTTTGGAAGCCACGTCGTTTCAGTTTTTTGTGGGTTaaaactttttcttttcactGCGATGATCATAAGTTGCAAAACATCAAAAAAATCCTTACACTACGTAGTTTCCAAAGGGTTTCGGCGCCAAACCAATGCGCCGTCATTTAAGTAATGTCCACCATATCATGCAATTGCGCCAGATCAGCATTCCGGCGACGAAAATGATCGTAGGGACAAATTAAAGCTACGATTGCAAATTTAGAAGTTCTAATTGTAAACCCcgattaaattagtaaataattagtcaataaattagtttttaataaggaggattggaaatgtgaatattatattaaattagggtagagctcatcaaaacgagaattttgacattaatttcgaagaaaacggtctAAAATTGGACCAAACGGATCGAACCGATTGAACCGGATCCGAACCGGGCTATCGGTCCAACCGGACCGGCCCTTTTAAGTGAACCCAAGCCCTTCATCCCCTTCATTCCAACAGAAATGAAGCTTTCAGCTTCCAGGGGAGGGAAGAACGAGAAAAATCCCGTAACCCTCACGTTGCTTTCAAAATCCCGTAACTCCTCcgttcgagctccgatcgccgcaccgtttgcggccacgcgtttaccgcgtcgagctctacgtttctaccgaaacaatttcataggtaactcaTTATTTTATACTCAGCATTCATTTCCCCCAATTTTCGAgtttgttgaatttctttgatttttgatgttttaggatccaattagcttgagagaaacgttcactcttgcttatgtgaaacttgggtaaggtgaggatacgataattctattttatttttattgaatttgagctttgagtattaaattggatatatatgtgttatgaatgtgtattaggttgtaaataaataattggagcttgaaattgtaaatactggaacttggaggaagcggattagttgagttttgaggggctgtcttggttttgaataaatagctttggtcgttacgtggaaattggccaagatatggtttaggtttcttgcatttaatatataatgttctgtgaaaacttaggctagatgaccataggataagttggaatgcaggtgtatgtttaatgtttagtaatttgttgatcaatatatatttggttgaagtttattggataattagttattaattttggatggtgaatgttgttatgtaatttggagagaattgaataatctgagatatgagattccctggattaagtttcgtggcttgccaccacgtgtaccaggttgaaaactcgatactctattgaccctacgacgtaagtgtgaccgggcactatataaattcccgggaatgttacccccattgagaaatattgattatttgagaaaaatctatgcatagactcttggggatgcacgtcgggggacagtctaaggacaattcagacttgtcgggttggctggataaccgacagatgagcctcatcagccataggacaggcatgcatcatatgcatattacttgaattacttgcttgtgtatTAACTAGGTGTGCCTAaatgtacttgccatgttaaatgtatatttgttatctgcagtacttgtaaccttcttgtgtttgcctttGTCTGTTTAgttgtctgtgaaaatgcatgatggagttggaggtatggaggaatggcagtatgggatttaaatttaaggttaagttaagttaggattaaatatttttagagaaccaccttttatggcttctgtttaatactttaagctctataatctgagtgtcggtgttctaggattgcctctggcattcccaggatcttatatattatgtgtgtggcaccttttccatactgagaacctccgcttctcattccatactatgttgttgtttttcagatgcaggtcgagaggcatctcgttaggcgtctggactcttgaagcggagtggttactgggatattttgttatgctatgatgtatatatatgtacttagctttctctccgcatgacttattctttttgatcctcttagaggtttatggagaggcaggattgtgtatatgtacttttgggttttggatatgtatgtatatatgtgtaaatattctccggccagtcttgacttcgcaggctgagttaggagcttgatattttgtatctttggcactctattcccacTTCTGTTATCTTGTGTTTGAtagttatggttttcttagcacgcaggttaactcgttccttgagcgttgcgcttttatttcgcgatttttgtttcctctattcttcaaggctcctagcatattataattcttctgctattatatgtacttattttattcagaggtcgtaataccacaccacctctattttacgacttaagcgtaaaacttagtgtggtagagtgttacacTAATTAAAACTAACAAAATTACAGAGATCATTATAAGCATCAGGCTAAATTTCAGTTGCCAAATTGAAATTTAACTCATTATTGTATCTATTATTCTAATGCTCTCCTTTTCGGTATGTTCTGCTTCCAATTACATATAAGGTGATAGACTGAGAGTGCACTCTACgagacaaaattaaataaattagatgtattttaaaatttttttttctttttttaaaattattttcttttcaaattaaacattatttattgataatttttttcaaaaacttctcTATAAATAAAATTGATGGTTAAATTTGCAGACATTCCTACGTGATTCATAAGTAAAACTTTTAaacctctcttactcttaactcttgaaagtGCCACATATAGTTGGCCATGTGTAAAAACTGGTTTGGGCAAGTACAATTCAACATGAGATAAAGTTTGTCCTTGAGACTTATTAATTATCATGGCAAACGATACTATTATGGAAACTGTCTTCGTTGGAATCTAACTGGGACGGTTTCATTTGTTGGTACTATATTCATTCTTGGAATCAAAGCAATATGACCAACATTGTTACCCATTAAGACTTCACATTCTATGACATGATTTCCAAGCTTCCTAACTTGTAGCCTTGTACCATTACAAAGACCACTGGATTGGTCAATATTCCTTAGTAACATCATCGGAACACCAACCTTGAGTATTAATTTATGTGGAAGCAAACCAGAACAATTTATGCTATTCAGTAATTCAGGACCATAGAGATCTAGTTGACTCTCCATATTCCCTTCATCCATACTAATGGAATCCGAACTAAGATATAACTTTTTCCCTCCAAGAATGATAGCCATCAGATGGTTGTTGACCTCTTCAACAATGTCTAGTGTGGGAGCCAGTATAGTTCTTGCTTTGAAAAAACCTTTGAGGACatgttttctaaaatatttggataagaaaaatgaaccaactcatcaaatgcctggtccgaagaaggaataacaatatctCCTGGAAGACATATCTCAGATTCACCATCCATATTGTCACCTATTAGACCATCACCAACTTTCAATAACCACTCACCAAATTGCTCTGTCTCATCTTGATCTGAAGCAATCGTCCCTATAGAGAGTCTcatattttttgttagtttgagcaCCTGACAAAACTTCCAAAGGTAAGACGAATTCACGGTTGAATGAATGATATCTTGTCTCGATCCTCGTGAATAACAAGAAGAATTTGTCTAAAGTCTCCACCTAGTAcaaccacttttcctccaaagGGCAAATCTTTTTTATATGTTGGAGAACACCTTATGATATCACCCAAGCATTTATCAAGCGCTTCATAGTAGTACCTACTAACCATTGGAGCTTCATCCCAAATTATAAATTTGGCTTTCAACAGCAATATTGCTTGAGAGGAACCAGGTTTGATGTTACATACAGAATCCTCAGTTATATTCAGTGGTATTTTGAACCTTGAGTGTGCCGTTCTTCCATTGGGAAGAAGTAAAGATGCAATACCACTCGAAGCAACGTTTAACACTATATCACCCCTTGAGCGAATCTCAGCAGACATAAGGTTCCAGAGAAATATTTTTCCAGTACTCCCATGACCATACACAAAGAAAAAACCCCCCGTTACAATACACAGCTATAACAATTTTATCGAATGCATATCTCTGCTCAGGTGTTGCGATGGCTAACATGTCTGAGGtatttttctttaaatcatcCCTGTTAAAGTTTAGCTATTCCCTAATAACCCTTTTGGTTAACAAAGAACTATCAACTTCAGTTGCTAAAGGCATAGGAGGATAGTCTTTCAAGGTTTTACCATAGGAATGTAAGATCTTGTCTATATCCATTAAGCACAACTGCTTAATCTCATCATCTGACATTGTTAACTCTGCATATTATACGATACTGtaaaaattcaatcaaactaaaaatgatcAATAAGGAAGAACTTTTATCATTGTAATTAATAAAAACTCACCCCTCATGTTCATCACGGCTCTCTGTCGATACAAAATATTATCTGAGAGTTCATGCCAACATCTATCCCAAACATGTTATGGTCTTGAGATATTGTTGGATGTTAATAGAATGACAAATAACCTCCTAACATATGATCCTGAAGCCCATGAGCTTACTTCCTTAATTGCATCAATGAATTCTTTGTCATCTTGCAAGAGTCTAAGGGCGAAGCATGCATCTCTATACGTAGCATAAATTGTTCCGCCTACTGTTCTTATATCTCGAAAATTCATACATCCTCTTTGAGTATTCAAGAGAAGTCATTGGTAATATTCTTCGGTATTTGCTGCAAAAAACTTGGTTAAAATCTGACTTTTAAGTTGTTAAATGGATTAAGCTAcgctattttaattattatgtagCTACACATCCGCATAAgaataatttttctaaaaaatatagaaaaataaaaaattgtataatCTACATATTATAACTGTTGAAAGTTATTTGAACATTTATTTTCTAGTGTAGATAAATCGAATAAAATGGACGTGGGGTACAGGctgttaagattttaaatttaaatcattaaataagaaagatcaaaattgaatataaacTCGTCGTTACCTGCAAGTACATGAGTCAACCTTCCAATTGCGAAGCCTTTCTTTCGAGGAAACCACTTTGAAGAATCGTCCTTCCAAACAAACTTGGTTGGAAACTCAGCATAAGTCAGACTTCGAGCATAGGGATATGACATGTTTGCCGCCATCCATTCCAAAAACATGGACTTATGAGATATTGCTCTTTCGACGATATCATTCACATTAGAAGTTTCACCATAAAccacaggttgctcatcctccaaatggaatggaagtctaatcacaaatagttctttctcttggatttccTATCCAAATAGACGCCAGATTGCCTCACATGCCGAAATGTACCTACAATCATAGTAATTCTTAATTTTGTCAACAACTTATGTGGCTTCTGACGGATCACCAGCATTGTATAGAGTAGCTATTTCGCGGTCATTACCCTTGTGTACATACTTAAACAGATACTTAATAGAACTTGTTTGGCATGTGTATTTCACATTTATGTGGCACCCAAACTTGAGTAATAATTCTGGATTATACGGAACAATGAACTTATTGTCTAGTACacattctcttttcttcactgTTCGACCGTTATCAGTACGCCTATATTTGGAAAATTCGGCCTCGTCAATGAGTGTTCGCTGTCTAAACTCTTTAGGATAGAACTTTGAACAGGATCTATTCTTCATGCAAGGTGAATTCTTGTTGTACGGACCACATGGACCATGTACCATGTAATTTTGAACAGCTCCATATAGATTTGGCCTTTCATTTTTATCAGGAATCTCAGTTGTTATATGTTTGTCTATGTCATCTGGTATTTGTGGCTTGAACTCGTTACTCATGAATAAAAGGATATGTGTATGCGGAAGTCCTCTCTTTTGAAACTCTACAGCGCAAACgtctaaaaattgaaaaagacaaAGGAGCAAAGTATTACAACATAAGATTTTAATAAAGCGTTGCATAAACACTGACTTACATCCCAAAATTTTGCCAAAGATTTTTTCCTCTTTTAGGTCATCAATCAAACCATCAAGCTTGATCTTAAAAACTCGACACAATATATCAGGACGGTCTTCTGCCTTCAATCCAATGGGAGTCACTTCTCTTTTTATCTCATCCCATTCAGGGTTACAGGTCATGGTGATAAAATACTAGGATATCCTGCGTATCTGCAAATTGCAAATGCATCTTTATAATTATTCATCATATACCTAGGTCCACCGGTAAAAGTACTGAAAAGAATGATTCTTTTGCCAAGCCTTGCAGCATCTACATCCCCGTTTATAAGACTTTCATGCAGACATTTGTATTTATTAACCCTCAACTGTGGTTGTTTACACCTAAAGAATTTTAACCTCTCTTATTCCACCATTGTGTAGGCATCTACCAGAAATTGTTGGAATAATCTCTTTGATCTCAGAATTAACGGAGATTCACCCGTCCTTTTTTGTAGTTGAAAAGCAAAGAATTGTCGCAAAGtgattgttttgtttttctttgtaggCCTAGCAGAGATAGAATCTGATATTGCAATATCCAAACGAAATCCATCCTCCCTATATGGAAACAACAATGGATATTGCAAGGCTAAATAAGATGGATGAAAAACATTAATCCGCTGGAGCTTTCTAGATTGACTCTCTATAATAATATCTCTATCTTTGCTAAGTTGTTCAACATCGCCAACAATCAATGCAGCCACCTCAGATGCtgatggcaagttgtatgtcctgccatctgtagtccttttGCTAATCAACTTAAGCTTTATGTTTGTGCAATTTTTCTGTTGGTACCTATATCTTGCATAGCGAAAACTCTTTGCCAAACTAT from Arachis ipaensis cultivar K30076 chromosome B09, Araip1.1, whole genome shotgun sequence includes these protein-coding regions:
- the LOC107616354 gene encoding uncharacterized protein LOC107616354, encoding MRLSIGTIASDQDETEQFGEWLLKVGDGLIGDNMDGFFKARTILAPTLDIVEEVNNHLMAIILGGKKLYLSSDSISMDEGNMESQLDLYGPELLNSINCSGLLPHKLILKVGVPMMLLRNIDQSSGLCNGTRLQVRKLGNHVIECEVLMGNNVGHIALIPRMNIVPTNETVPVRFQRRQFP